The following proteins come from a genomic window of Shewanella halifaxensis HAW-EB4:
- a CDS encoding polyamine ABC transporter substrate-binding protein, with translation MKLLTKATTLALVTASVMASTTVYAEEVVRVYNWSDYIAEDTLENFQKETGIRVVYDVFDSNEVVEAKLLSGRSGYDIVVPSNSFLAKQIKAGAFQKLDSNQLPNHKNLSPELMNQLESADPGNQYSVPYLWGTNGIGYNVEKVTAVLGEDAPVDSLELIFNPKYAEKVSQCGLSLLDSADEMIPMALIYLGLDPNSTKADDFKKAGEVLAKVRPYITYFHSSRYITDLANGDICVAFGYSGDIFQAADRADEAENGNTIEYSIPKEGSNLWFDMLAIPADAANVKNAHTFINYLLRPEVIAPITNYVAYANPNVPALPLVDEDVRTNTSIYPSKEVLDRLYVGDVRPMKSQRSLTRVWTKVKSGY, from the coding sequence ATGAAACTTTTAACAAAAGCGACCACACTTGCCCTCGTCACCGCAAGTGTAATGGCTTCAACTACCGTATACGCTGAAGAAGTGGTTCGAGTTTACAACTGGTCAGATTATATTGCCGAAGATACCCTAGAAAACTTCCAAAAAGAGACCGGTATTCGTGTTGTTTACGATGTGTTTGACAGTAATGAAGTGGTTGAGGCTAAGCTGCTTTCTGGTCGCTCTGGCTATGATATCGTCGTACCTTCTAATAGTTTCTTAGCCAAGCAGATTAAAGCGGGGGCTTTCCAGAAGTTAGACTCAAATCAACTGCCAAACCATAAGAATCTAAGTCCTGAGTTAATGAATCAGTTAGAGTCCGCTGATCCGGGTAATCAGTACTCTGTGCCATATCTATGGGGAACCAACGGTATCGGTTATAACGTGGAAAAAGTCACAGCAGTACTCGGTGAAGATGCCCCTGTCGATTCGTTAGAACTTATCTTTAATCCTAAGTATGCCGAGAAGGTATCTCAGTGTGGCTTGTCTTTGTTAGATAGCGCTGATGAGATGATCCCAATGGCGCTTATCTACCTAGGGCTGGATCCAAATAGTACTAAAGCCGATGATTTTAAGAAGGCAGGTGAAGTGCTTGCTAAGGTACGTCCTTACATCACCTACTTCCACTCGTCGCGTTATATCACCGACTTAGCGAATGGTGATATCTGTGTGGCATTTGGTTATTCAGGCGATATTTTCCAGGCTGCCGATCGCGCCGATGAGGCCGAAAACGGTAATACGATTGAATACTCCATTCCAAAAGAGGGCTCAAATCTTTGGTTTGATATGTTAGCGATTCCTGCGGATGCGGCTAACGTTAAAAATGCTCACACCTTTATCAATTACCTGCTTCGTCCAGAGGTGATTGCCCCTATTACCAACTATGTGGCTTATGCGAATCCTAATGTTCCAGCTTTGCCTCTAGTGGATGAAGATGTGCGTACGAATACTTCTATTTATCCATCAAAGGAAGTGCTTGATCGATTGTATGTTGGCGATGTACGCCCAATGAAATCACAACGTTCATTAACGCGCGTGTGGACCAAAGTGAAATCAGGCTACTAA
- the potA gene encoding polyamine ABC transporter ATP-binding protein produces the protein MASTLDVTNNSIKKTQGEVLLQIDRVSKLFDEVRAVDDVTLNVKKGEIFALLGGSGSGKSTLLRILAGFEKPSEGRIFLDGVDITDMPPHERPINMMFQSYALFPHMTVAQNIAFGLKQDKLPKAEIESRVQEMLKLVHMESYAKRKPNQLSGGQRQRVALARSLAKRPKLLLLDEPMGALDKKLRTQMQLEVVDILEAVGVTCVMVTHDQEEAMTMAARISIMNDGWIAQTGSPTDIYESPNSRMVAEFIGSVNLFEGEIVVDKADHLLIESQGLSQKLFIDHGVSTSVEDKRVWVAVRPEKTRITREQPQGEHNWSSGVVEDIAYLGGISVYYIRLPNKQLIQTIMTNRERRSDPPTWEEAVFISWEATSGVVLRS, from the coding sequence ATGGCTAGTACCTTAGACGTCACCAATAACTCGATTAAAAAGACGCAGGGCGAAGTGCTACTTCAGATAGACAGAGTGAGTAAGCTATTCGATGAGGTGCGTGCAGTAGATGATGTCACGCTCAATGTCAAAAAAGGGGAGATTTTTGCATTACTAGGCGGTTCTGGCTCGGGCAAATCAACCCTGCTACGTATATTGGCGGGTTTTGAAAAACCATCTGAGGGTCGCATTTTTCTCGATGGGGTCGATATCACCGATATGCCGCCTCACGAACGTCCTATTAATATGATGTTCCAGTCTTATGCGCTGTTTCCTCATATGACAGTGGCGCAGAATATTGCCTTTGGTCTGAAGCAAGACAAGTTACCTAAAGCTGAAATTGAATCTAGAGTGCAAGAGATGCTTAAACTTGTGCATATGGAAAGCTACGCTAAACGTAAACCAAACCAGCTATCAGGCGGTCAGCGTCAACGTGTGGCCTTAGCACGTTCGTTAGCTAAACGCCCTAAATTGTTGTTGCTCGATGAGCCGATGGGAGCGCTGGATAAAAAACTACGAACTCAGATGCAACTTGAGGTGGTGGATATTCTAGAAGCCGTCGGCGTAACTTGCGTGATGGTGACCCATGATCAAGAGGAAGCGATGACCATGGCGGCGAGAATTTCGATCATGAATGATGGCTGGATTGCTCAAACTGGCTCTCCTACCGATATTTATGAGAGTCCAAATAGCCGTATGGTAGCTGAGTTTATTGGCAGCGTTAACCTGTTTGAAGGCGAGATAGTTGTAGATAAAGCAGATCATTTGCTTATCGAAAGCCAAGGTCTATCGCAAAAACTGTTTATTGATCATGGTGTATCAACCAGTGTTGAGGATAAGCGTGTATGGGTTGCAGTTCGCCCGGAGAAGACGCGTATTACCCGTGAGCAACCACAGGGCGAGCATAATTGGTCTAGCGGTGTAGTTGAAGATATTGCTTATCTTGGCGGGATTTCGGTGTACTACATCCGTCTACCCAATAAGCAGCTTATCCAAACTATCATGACTAACCGAGAGCGTCGCTCAGACCCACCAACGTGGGAAGAAGCGGTTTTCATTAGCTGGGAGGCCACCAGCGGAGTGGTCCTTAGATCATAA
- a CDS encoding ABC transporter permease subunit: MKKPLKFRLPKGQCWTIGVPYFWLLMFFALPFAIVLKISFSTPIISIPPYEPLFQYAEESLQIMLNLGNYLLILDDSLYYNAYLSSLKMATISTIGCLLIGYPMAYAIARAPKRNQTMLILLVMLPSWTSFLIRVYAWMGILSNNGVINNLLMWTGIISEPLQILNTNTAVYIGIIYSYLPFMILPLYANLSQLDGSLLEAAADLGSRSLNTFWKVTLPLSKGGVIAGSMLVFIPVVGEFVIPELLGGPDSLMIGKILWQEFFNNRDWPVASALAIVMLGLLIIPITLFHRYQAKEMEKTA, encoded by the coding sequence ATGAAAAAGCCGTTAAAATTTCGATTACCCAAAGGTCAATGCTGGACCATAGGCGTCCCGTACTTTTGGCTACTGATGTTCTTCGCACTCCCTTTCGCTATTGTACTTAAGATCAGTTTTTCAACCCCAATCATCTCGATACCGCCTTACGAGCCATTGTTTCAGTATGCGGAAGAATCCTTGCAGATCATGCTTAACTTAGGCAATTATCTGCTCATTCTCGATGACTCCTTGTACTACAACGCCTACCTTAGCTCCCTTAAGATGGCCACCATCTCAACCATAGGTTGCTTGCTCATAGGTTATCCGATGGCCTACGCCATTGCACGGGCGCCTAAGCGCAATCAGACCATGTTAATCCTGTTGGTGATGCTGCCCTCTTGGACCTCATTTCTAATTAGGGTCTACGCCTGGATGGGCATATTGAGTAACAATGGTGTGATTAATAACCTACTGATGTGGACGGGTATTATTTCAGAGCCGCTGCAGATCTTAAATACCAATACCGCGGTCTATATCGGCATCATCTACAGCTATTTGCCGTTTATGATTTTACCGCTCTACGCCAACCTATCTCAGCTAGATGGCAGCTTGCTAGAAGCGGCGGCCGATTTAGGTTCTCGTAGCTTAAATACCTTCTGGAAAGTCACGCTACCTTTATCAAAGGGCGGCGTAATAGCAGGTTCTATGCTGGTGTTTATTCCTGTGGTGGGTGAGTTTGTGATCCCTGAGCTACTTGGTGGTCCAGACTCATTGATGATCGGTAAGATCCTTTGGCAAGAGTTCTTCAATAACCGTGACTGGCCAGTCGCTTCCGCTCTTGCGATTGTGATGTTAGGGCTGCTGATCATTCCGATAACCCTGTTCCACCGCTATCAGGCTAAAGAGATGGAGAAGACAGCATGA
- a CDS encoding ABC transporter permease subunit: MKKLNFSTVMLWAGMFFLYAPMFILVIYSFNESKLVTVWAGFSTKWYGELFRDQQILDAVWTSLQVAFYASTMAVILGTMAAFVMTRFARGWGKLTLSNMITAPLVMPEVITGLSLLLLFVHMADLFGWPAERGMLTVWIAHSTFCAAYVAVVVSSRLREIDRSVEEAAQDLGATPFKTFFAITVPMISPALVAGWLLSFSLSLDDLVIASFASGPGATTLPMVVFSSVRMGVSPKINALATLIILIVSLIAFISWYFARRADIKQRSSSA, translated from the coding sequence ATGAAGAAGTTAAATTTCTCTACCGTTATGCTTTGGGCGGGTATGTTTTTCCTATATGCGCCTATGTTTATCTTGGTGATCTACTCGTTTAACGAATCTAAGCTGGTTACCGTCTGGGCTGGATTTTCGACTAAATGGTACGGTGAGCTGTTTCGTGATCAGCAGATCCTCGATGCGGTTTGGACCAGTTTGCAGGTGGCCTTTTACGCCTCTACCATGGCGGTGATCTTAGGCACTATGGCCGCCTTTGTAATGACTCGATTTGCACGAGGCTGGGGTAAGCTAACCCTGTCGAACATGATCACCGCACCGCTGGTGATGCCTGAGGTGATCACCGGTCTGTCTTTACTACTGCTATTTGTGCATATGGCCGACCTCTTCGGTTGGCCTGCAGAGCGCGGTATGCTTACGGTGTGGATAGCCCACTCAACCTTCTGCGCAGCTTATGTGGCGGTAGTGGTGTCATCTCGCTTACGTGAGATTGACCGCTCGGTTGAGGAGGCGGCTCAGGATCTCGGGGCGACGCCATTTAAAACCTTCTTCGCCATTACCGTTCCTATGATCTCACCTGCGTTAGTCGCAGGCTGGTTACTGTCGTTTAGCTTATCCCTCGACGACTTAGTGATTGCCAGTTTTGCATCGGGCCCTGGTGCAACAACCTTGCCTATGGTGGTGTTCTCATCGGTGCGAATGGGCGTCTCACCTAAAATCAATGCACTGGCGACCTTGATCATTCTTATTGTGTCGCTCATCGCATTTATCTCTTGGTACTTTGCACGTCGTGCAGATATTAAGCAGCGCTCAAGCTCAGCGTAA
- a CDS encoding NAD(P)/FAD-dependent oxidoreductase, which produces MITTPHADSYYAASANDKTERPMLQDNIETDICIIGAGYTGLSTALHLLEMGYKVTVLEAARIGWGASGRNGGQIVNSFSRDIDSIEKTVGTEAGKLFGEMAFEGARIIKERINKYNIDCDLQDGGVFAALNDKQMGHLQAQKALWEKHGHMNHLELLDKNDIRKVVDTESYVGGLLDKSGGHIHPLNLALGEAQAVESLGGQIFEGSAVIKVEEGENPVVHTSHGSVKSKFVVVAGNAYLGGLMPKLQAKSMPCGTQVITTEPLDEELAKSLLPQNYCVEDCNYLLDYFRLSGDNRLIYGGGVVYGARDPADIKSIIGPKMLQTFPQLKGVNIDYTWTGNFLLTLSRLPQVGRIGNNIYYSQGCSGHGVTYTHLAGKILAEAINGQASRFDAFAGLPHYPFPGGHMFKVPFSAIGAWYYTMRDKLGV; this is translated from the coding sequence ATGATTACTACACCCCATGCAGATTCATACTATGCGGCGTCAGCCAACGATAAGACCGAGCGTCCGATGCTACAAGATAATATCGAGACCGATATTTGCATTATTGGCGCCGGCTACACCGGATTATCGACCGCCTTGCACCTACTTGAGATGGGCTACAAGGTAACCGTACTCGAGGCGGCGCGTATTGGCTGGGGGGCGTCCGGGCGTAATGGCGGCCAGATAGTTAACAGCTTTAGTCGTGATATCGACTCCATCGAAAAAACCGTAGGCACCGAGGCGGGTAAGCTATTTGGTGAGATGGCCTTTGAAGGCGCTCGCATCATTAAAGAACGAATTAACAAGTACAATATTGATTGCGACCTACAAGATGGTGGCGTGTTTGCCGCGCTAAACGATAAGCAGATGGGCCACCTGCAAGCGCAAAAAGCGCTGTGGGAAAAGCATGGTCATATGAATCATCTCGAGCTGTTAGATAAAAATGACATTCGTAAGGTTGTCGACACAGAGTCTTATGTTGGCGGTTTGCTAGATAAGAGTGGCGGCCATATTCACCCGCTCAACTTGGCGCTAGGTGAGGCGCAGGCTGTCGAGTCATTAGGTGGGCAGATATTTGAAGGCTCGGCGGTGATTAAGGTCGAAGAGGGCGAAAATCCAGTGGTGCACACTAGCCATGGCAGCGTGAAGTCTAAGTTTGTCGTGGTTGCGGGTAATGCCTACCTAGGCGGCTTGATGCCAAAGCTGCAAGCCAAGTCTATGCCTTGTGGCACGCAGGTGATTACCACAGAGCCTTTAGATGAAGAGCTGGCTAAAAGCCTATTGCCACAGAACTACTGCGTCGAAGATTGTAACTACCTACTCGATTACTTTCGTCTATCGGGTGATAACCGTCTTATTTATGGCGGCGGCGTGGTGTATGGTGCAAGAGATCCTGCGGATATTAAGTCGATCATCGGACCTAAGATGCTCCAGACTTTTCCTCAGCTTAAAGGTGTGAATATCGATTACACCTGGACCGGCAACTTCCTGCTGACCCTGTCTCGTTTGCCACAGGTGGGGCGCATTGGTAACAATATTTACTATTCACAAGGTTGTAGTGGTCATGGTGTTACTTACACTCACTTGGCGGGCAAGATCTTAGCCGAGGCGATTAACGGTCAGGCGAGCAGATTTGATGCCTTCGCAGGCTTGCCGCACTATCCGTTCCCTGGTGGGCATATGTTTAAGGTGCCCTTTAGCGCCATTGGTGCTTGGTACTACACCATGCGCGACAAGTTAGGTGTATAA
- the gabD gene encoding NADP-dependent succinate-semialdehyde dehydrogenase has product MQLNDMSLLRQQCYIDGQWLEAINGEKVEIADPATHKVIGSVPVMGTTETKAAITAAEKALPAWRALTAKERGAKLHRWFELLLEHQDDLALMMTTEQGKPLAEAKGEVAYAASFIEWFAEEAKRVYGDTIPGHQGDKRLMVIKQSVGVTAAITPWNFPAAMITRKAAPALAAGCTMVVKPAPQTPFTALALAELAERAGIPAGVFSVVTGDAIAIGNELCSNPVVRKLSFTGSTPVGIKLMQQCAPTLKKMSLELGGNAPFIVFNDADIDAAVEGAMIAKYRNAGQTCVCANRIYVQDRVYDEFAEKLAAAVAKLKVGVGTEAGVTTGPLINSDAVAKVQRHLDDALSKGATLFAGGKLASLGGNFFEPTILTNVDKSMLVAKEETFGPLAPLFKFSDVDDVIEQANDTEFGLAAYFYGRDISLVWKVSEALEYGMVGVNTGLISTEVAPFGGIKSSGLGREGSKFGIEEYLEMKYICMSV; this is encoded by the coding sequence GTGCAGTTAAATGATATGAGCTTACTACGCCAGCAATGCTATATAGATGGTCAGTGGCTTGAAGCCATCAACGGTGAGAAAGTTGAGATAGCCGATCCTGCCACTCATAAAGTGATTGGTAGTGTGCCTGTGATGGGCACCACCGAAACCAAAGCGGCGATAACCGCAGCCGAGAAGGCACTACCTGCCTGGCGTGCGTTAACCGCAAAAGAACGTGGCGCCAAGCTGCATCGTTGGTTTGAGTTACTGCTTGAACATCAAGACGACTTAGCACTGATGATGACCACGGAGCAGGGCAAACCCTTAGCTGAAGCTAAGGGTGAGGTCGCCTATGCGGCGTCGTTTATCGAATGGTTCGCCGAGGAAGCTAAGCGCGTTTATGGCGATACTATACCGGGCCATCAAGGGGATAAGCGTTTGATGGTAATTAAGCAAAGCGTGGGCGTTACTGCGGCAATTACGCCTTGGAATTTTCCGGCGGCGATGATCACCCGTAAAGCCGCCCCAGCACTGGCGGCAGGCTGTACCATGGTGGTTAAGCCTGCACCACAAACCCCATTTACCGCACTGGCGTTAGCAGAACTTGCCGAGCGTGCGGGCATTCCTGCAGGTGTATTTAGTGTCGTCACCGGCGATGCTATTGCCATCGGTAACGAGCTTTGTAGTAATCCTGTGGTTCGCAAGCTCTCCTTCACTGGCTCCACCCCCGTGGGCATTAAGCTGATGCAGCAGTGCGCGCCGACACTCAAGAAGATGTCACTGGAGCTTGGCGGTAATGCGCCCTTTATCGTATTTAACGATGCCGATATCGATGCAGCGGTTGAGGGGGCGATGATTGCCAAATATCGCAATGCTGGCCAGACCTGCGTCTGTGCCAACCGCATTTATGTTCAAGACCGTGTATACGATGAGTTTGCCGAGAAGCTGGCCGCTGCCGTTGCCAAGTTAAAGGTGGGCGTAGGCACTGAGGCAGGTGTTACCACTGGGCCACTGATTAACAGTGACGCAGTCGCTAAAGTTCAAAGACATCTGGATGATGCCTTGTCAAAAGGTGCAACTTTGTTTGCTGGTGGCAAGCTAGCGAGTTTAGGCGGTAACTTCTTTGAGCCAACGATTCTTACAAATGTTGATAAAAGCATGTTAGTCGCTAAAGAGGAAACCTTTGGGCCGCTAGCGCCGCTATTTAAGTTCTCCGATGTCGATGATGTGATTGAGCAGGCCAACGATACCGAGTTTGGTCTAGCAGCCTATTTCTATGGTCGTGACATCTCACTGGTGTGGAAAGTCTCTGAAGCACTGGAGTATGGCATGGTAGGGGTTAACACTGGGCTTATTTCCACCGAAGTGGCGCCGTTTGGCGGCATAAAATCATCGGGATTGGGCCGCGAAGGCTCTAAGTTTGGTATCGAAGAGTACTTGGAGATGAAATACATCTGCATGTCTGTTTAA
- the gabT gene encoding 4-aminobutyrate--2-oxoglutarate transaminase → MTTNESLMVRRQAAVANGVGQIHPIYTQRAENATVWDVEGREFIDFAGGIAVLNTGHLHDKVKAAVAEQLELFSHTCFMVLGYENYIQVCEKLNHLVPGDFAKKTALFTSGSEAVENAVKVARAYTKRSGVIAFTSGYHGRTMAALALTGKVAPYSKGMGLMSANVFRAEFPCALHGVTDDDAIASIERIFKNDAEPDDIAAIIIEPVQGEGGFYHTSVEFMQRLRQLCHKHGIMLIADEVQTGAGRTGTFFAMEQMGVSADITTFAKSIAGGFPLSGITGRAEVMDSIGAGGLGGTYGGSPLACAAALAVIEVFEEEQLLQRANALGAKLKESLKAMAAKHEQIFDVRGLGAMIAVELMQEGKPAPELCAQMLKEARDKGLILLSCGTYGNVLRILVPLTAPDELVDRGLEIIRACFDVVLKPV, encoded by the coding sequence ATGACAACTAATGAGTCACTTATGGTGCGCCGCCAAGCGGCGGTCGCTAATGGCGTTGGACAAATTCACCCTATCTATACCCAGCGCGCCGAAAACGCTACGGTGTGGGATGTAGAAGGGCGAGAGTTTATCGACTTTGCTGGTGGTATCGCGGTGCTCAATACCGGGCATCTTCACGATAAAGTCAAAGCTGCGGTGGCGGAGCAACTCGAGCTATTTTCTCATACCTGCTTTATGGTGCTGGGCTATGAGAATTACATTCAAGTGTGTGAGAAACTTAATCACCTAGTGCCAGGCGACTTCGCCAAGAAAACGGCATTGTTTACCAGTGGCTCAGAGGCGGTTGAGAATGCGGTCAAAGTGGCGCGTGCTTATACCAAGCGCAGCGGTGTTATCGCCTTTACCTCCGGTTATCATGGCCGCACCATGGCGGCGTTAGCACTGACAGGCAAGGTCGCGCCTTACAGTAAAGGCATGGGTTTGATGTCGGCCAATGTGTTTAGAGCCGAGTTCCCCTGTGCGCTCCATGGCGTGACAGATGACGATGCCATCGCATCGATTGAACGTATTTTTAAAAATGATGCCGAGCCCGATGATATCGCAGCAATTATTATCGAGCCAGTGCAAGGCGAGGGAGGCTTTTACCATACCTCTGTCGAGTTTATGCAGCGTTTACGTCAATTATGCCATAAGCACGGTATTATGCTGATTGCCGATGAGGTGCAAACAGGCGCTGGGCGAACTGGAACCTTCTTTGCTATGGAGCAGATGGGCGTGAGCGCGGATATCACCACCTTTGCTAAGTCTATCGCCGGAGGTTTTCCGTTATCGGGGATCACCGGCCGAGCCGAAGTGATGGATTCCATCGGTGCTGGTGGCTTAGGTGGCACCTATGGCGGTAGCCCACTAGCTTGTGCTGCCGCACTCGCGGTGATTGAGGTGTTTGAAGAAGAACAGCTACTTCAAAGAGCAAATGCGCTTGGCGCTAAGCTTAAAGAGTCACTCAAAGCTATGGCAGCAAAGCATGAGCAAATTTTTGATGTGCGCGGTCTTGGCGCCATGATAGCGGTCGAGCTCATGCAAGAGGGCAAACCCGCGCCAGAGCTGTGCGCGCAAATGCTTAAAGAGGCGCGAGACAAAGGGCTTATACTGCTCTCTTGCGGTACCTACGGTAACGTACTACGTATCCTTGTGCCGCTTACGGCGCCCGATGAGCTGGTTGACAGGGGACTGGAGATCATTCGTGCCTGTTTTGATGTTGTATTGAAGCCTGTTTAA
- a CDS encoding universal stress protein — MRTKQILCPTDFSETASHAISYAIEMANFYNVGICLLHVVDKPFGDKYTRVLAETPDELIERMEKEAAEKMKQFIATLDETLSFDTAICHGHPVEQILSTAEKVDAGMIVMASHGRKGLDHFLNSNTTEEVACKAHCPVLVVK; from the coding sequence ATGCGAACTAAGCAGATCCTTTGTCCCACTGACTTTTCGGAGACTGCATCTCACGCAATAAGCTATGCCATCGAAATGGCAAACTTTTATAACGTTGGGATCTGTCTTTTACATGTTGTCGATAAACCCTTTGGCGATAAATACACTCGCGTCTTAGCAGAGACCCCCGATGAACTAATCGAAAGAATGGAAAAAGAGGCTGCCGAGAAGATGAAGCAATTTATCGCAACACTCGATGAGACTCTGTCTTTTGATACAGCTATTTGCCATGGCCATCCTGTTGAACAAATTTTATCGACCGCAGAAAAGGTGGATGCAGGTATGATCGTTATGGCTAGCCATGGCCGGAAAGGACTTGATCACTTTTTGAATTCCAATACTACCGAAGAGGTGGCCTGCAAAGCCCACTGCCCAGTGCTAGTCGTCAAGTAG
- the rpoD gene encoding RNA polymerase sigma factor RpoD: MDHTPQSQLKLLLAKGKEQGYLTYAEVNDHLPADMVDSDQIEDIIQMINDMGIRVYEQAPDADEIMMSEDSTDDDAAEEAAAALATVEAELGRTTDPVRMYMREMGTVELLTREGEIVIAKRIEEGINTVQASVAEYPQAIAMILEQFDRYEAEEVRLSDIISGFVDPNAEDVAPTATHVGSDLSDDDLDDEDDDDDDDDDDEEEEGPKGPDPEEAKEKFTTLRVAHENALRIIADKGRGHPESTVALFEIGEIFKEFRLMPKQFDRLVKNMRSMMDKVRVQERLIMKLCVEQAKMPKKNFVKVYTSNESSIEWFNEELASGKPYAEGLKVVSFDVQRCRAKLDAIETETGLAIGAIKDINRRMSIGEAKARRAKKEMVEANLRLVISIAKKYTNRGLQFLDLIQEGNIGLMKAVDKFEYRRGYKFSTYATWWIRQAITRSIADQARTIRIPVHMIETINKLNRISRQMLQEMGREPSPEELAERMLMPEDKIRKVLKIAKEPISMETPIGDDEDSHLGDFIEDTTLELPLDSATGESLKNATHEVLAGLTAREAKVLRMRFGIDMNTDHTLEEVGKQFDVTRERIRQIEAKALRKLRHPSRSEILKSFLDE, translated from the coding sequence ATGGATCATACTCCGCAGTCGCAACTTAAATTGTTGCTCGCCAAAGGTAAAGAGCAAGGTTACTTAACCTATGCAGAAGTGAACGATCACTTACCTGCAGACATGGTCGATTCTGACCAGATTGAAGATATTATCCAGATGATCAATGACATGGGTATTCGAGTCTATGAACAGGCTCCGGATGCTGATGAAATCATGATGTCTGAAGACAGCACCGATGATGATGCTGCAGAAGAAGCTGCTGCTGCACTTGCAACAGTAGAAGCTGAATTAGGTCGTACCACCGATCCAGTACGTATGTATATGCGTGAAATGGGTACCGTTGAACTTCTAACACGTGAAGGCGAGATTGTTATCGCTAAGCGTATCGAAGAAGGGATCAACACGGTTCAAGCATCTGTTGCGGAATATCCGCAAGCGATTGCGATGATCCTAGAGCAGTTCGACCGTTACGAAGCTGAAGAAGTTAGACTATCTGACATTATCTCAGGTTTCGTCGATCCAAATGCAGAAGATGTCGCTCCAACGGCAACTCACGTTGGTTCAGATTTATCTGATGATGATTTGGATGACGAAGATGATGACGATGATGACGATGATGATGACGAAGAAGAGGAAGGTCCAAAGGGGCCGGATCCTGAAGAAGCTAAAGAGAAATTCACTACGCTTCGCGTCGCTCATGAAAATGCATTAAGAATCATTGCAGACAAAGGCCGTGGTCACCCAGAGTCGACTGTAGCGCTATTTGAAATTGGCGAGATCTTCAAAGAGTTCCGTTTGATGCCTAAGCAGTTTGACCGCTTAGTTAAAAACATGCGCTCTATGATGGACAAAGTCCGTGTTCAAGAACGTTTGATCATGAAGCTTTGTGTTGAACAAGCCAAAATGCCGAAGAAAAACTTCGTCAAAGTTTATACTAGCAACGAAAGCAGCATCGAATGGTTCAACGAAGAACTTGCTTCAGGCAAGCCATACGCTGAAGGATTAAAGGTTGTTTCGTTCGATGTACAGCGTTGTCGTGCAAAGCTTGATGCGATCGAGACTGAAACTGGTCTAGCTATTGGCGCAATCAAAGATATCAACCGTCGTATGTCCATCGGTGAAGCGAAAGCTCGTCGTGCAAAGAAAGAGATGGTTGAAGCGAACTTACGTCTAGTAATTTCTATCGCGAAAAAGTATACCAACCGTGGTCTACAGTTCTTGGATCTTATCCAGGAAGGTAACATCGGTCTGATGAAAGCGGTAGATAAGTTTGAATACCGTCGTGGTTATAAGTTCTCGACTTATGCAACTTGGTGGATCCGTCAGGCGATCACTCGCTCTATTGCTGACCAAGCAAGAACGATCCGTATTCCAGTACATATGATAGAGACTATCAACAAGCTTAACCGTATCTCTCGCCAAATGTTGCAAGAGATGGGTCGTGAACCTTCTCCAGAAGAGTTGGCTGAGCGCATGTTAATGCCTGAAGATAAGATCCGTAAGGTACTTAAGATCGCTAAAGAGCCTATCTCAATGGAAACCCCTATTGGTGACGATGAAGATTCGCACTTAGGTGACTTTATTGAAGATACGACGCTTGAGCTACCTCTGGACTCTGCGACAGGCGAAAGCTTGAAGAACGCAACTCACGAAGTACTAGCCGGTCTAACGGCTCGAGAAGCGAAAGTTCTGCGTATGCGTTTCGGTATCGATATGAATACTGACCACACGCTAGAAGAGGTTGGTAAGCAGTTTGACGTAACACGTGAACGTATTCGTCAGATTGAAGCTAAAGCGCTACGTAAGTTGCGCCACCCTTCTCGCTCAGAGATCTTGAAGTCTTTCCTAGACGAATAG